In Hallerella succinigenes, the following are encoded in one genomic region:
- the proC gene encoding pyrroline-5-carboxylate reductase, with protein MSQRIAFAGAGNMGGAILRGLLQAGHNPQDVLFFEPFESTAKSVADLGAVRYSDFGKMANEADVLFLCVKPQIFKAVASEWNASAQSNTSKPEIISIMAGVSRQKILDALNFAHGDVVRVMPNLPLTVGKGAIAIASDGVSQESLEVAKELLSTVGITVTVGENLIDAVTGLSGSAPAYVFEFIEGLVRGGVKMGLSRPVAMQLTLATIEGSVELLKKSGKDTGELSAMVSSPAGTTIAGVQVLEDAGLRGTLMHTVEAATLRSQALGK; from the coding sequence ATGTCTCAGAGAATCGCATTTGCTGGTGCAGGTAACATGGGCGGAGCCATTCTCCGCGGATTGCTTCAGGCGGGGCACAATCCCCAGGACGTTCTCTTTTTTGAACCCTTTGAAAGCACGGCAAAATCCGTCGCCGATCTCGGGGCCGTTCGTTACAGCGACTTCGGAAAAATGGCAAACGAAGCCGACGTTCTTTTCCTTTGCGTCAAGCCTCAAATTTTCAAGGCGGTCGCGAGCGAATGGAATGCCAGCGCCCAAAGCAACACGTCCAAACCGGAAATCATTTCCATCATGGCCGGGGTTTCTCGCCAAAAAATTCTGGACGCGCTGAACTTTGCCCACGGCGACGTCGTCCGGGTCATGCCCAATTTGCCATTGACCGTCGGGAAAGGCGCCATCGCCATCGCTTCGGACGGCGTTTCCCAAGAATCCCTCGAAGTCGCTAAAGAACTCCTTTCGACTGTCGGCATCACCGTGACCGTCGGTGAAAACCTAATTGACGCGGTGACGGGCCTTTCGGGCAGCGCTCCGGCTTATGTCTTCGAATTCATCGAAGGTCTTGTGCGTGGCGGTGTGAAGATGGGCCTTTCCCGCCCTGTCGCAATGCAGCTGACTCTCGCCACCATCGAAGGCAGCGTCGAACTGCTGAAAAAATCCGGCAAGGACACAGGTGAACTCTCCGCCATGGTTTCTTCCCCGGCCGGCACGACGATTGCAGGCGTCCAGGTTCTGGAAGACGCCGGTCTTCGTGGAACCTTGATGCACACGGTCGAAGCGGCAACGCTCCGTTCCCAGGCTCTCGGCAAATAA